From Moritella sp. F3:
ACAATTAACGCCGCACGTTTATCTGAAAACAATGTGTTACTGAGTAAGAAATACCTTGGTATAAATGCAACTGCAGCAAACTCTCATCAATTAGGTGGAGTCGCTGCGGGTAATTATGTGCGTCGTGATGCAGAGAATGTTTTCTTTAAAACACAGCGATTTAAAGAAAATGTAAATGTAGATAATGATATTACTGCAAATGCAGTAACAGCACGTACTCTTAGAGCTTCTGGTAAAGTTGTTACTGCTTCAGTTGAAGCGAGTGATGTGGTAGAAGGTGGTGTTTCGCTAACGGATAAATACTTAGGTATTGATGCGACAGCGAATAAAGCCTTAAACGCTGAGAAACTTGGTGACATAGCAGCAGCTAATTACGCTCGTCTTGATGTAGGTAATACTTTTCAAGGTGTTAGCATTTTCAATAGTCAGGGGCAGTTTAAGCAAAACGTTGTTGTTGGAGGCATGCTGACGGCTTCAAGTATTAATGTCGGTGGCGTTGTTACTGCGGCGGACTTTAGCCTTAAAACAGCTATTGGTGGCAAAAAATCATTAACTGAGGCACTAACCTGGATTAAAGATTGTGAATCACAAAAGATTGATGCTTGTAAATCTAAACAGTCATCAACACCACCACCTGTTCAGAACTATGCCTTCGGATTTTATTTAGGTTCATCTGGCGGCGCTCTTTTCACTGCATCGTCTGGTGATAAAGCTAACCGAGTATTACTCAATAAGGCGCACTATGGATCTAGAGTTAAACAAACGAGACGCGTTCGTAAAGGTAGTGGGCGTGAAGGTTACTGGGCAACAGAAACATATTATGTGAATGGAGGTAGATCTAGTGGATCGTACTCGATTAGAAACTCAACGATTAAAGGTGCTAAAGTACAGTGGAAAATTGGTAATTCGGTTAAATGGACTGGTAACATAGGGCAGCAGTATACGCCTCTACGCGGCTTATATAGTTGGACTGTAAGTGTTTTAGACAGTAAAAATAAAGTCATATCTTCGTCATTGGTTAGAATTGGTAACCATGGTTATCAACATGCTAATGGTGGGGTCTATTATTAATGTAATGATATAAATTCAAAACTCTAAGGCCGCTAACATTATTGTTAGCGGCCTTTTTCATGTCTTGAATTAACCAATCTTACAATAAAGAGCCTTTCAATAAACTCTCATTATCACCATTAGCCAGTCCTATCTAGGCGTCGAAAAAACAAACTAATATATAAGCAAACTCCCAATTAAATTCACTAGTTTTTAACACCGAAATCTCAATATTCAGCCGATCCACATTTCTCGTTTTTAATCGTTTATTATTGGTCGTAGTTAACAGTGAGGTCAGGTCAGTGATAAAAATATACATGGTACGTCGAATGACTGCCCGAAAGGATTATCAGTTCGTAGGTCTATTTTGTGTTAACAACGTGAGTATGTTGAGCCGTTCCCTTCGTGATACCGGTGTAGACCCTAAATATTGTGATTCACTATCTCTTAATGACCTCAACGATTTCGCTATAAAATTAGTTGGTAATATACGTAAAAATGGCCGGTTTTTTGTTAGCAACACAATTTTTGACAATCAGGTCGAATCATTGATTAAAGATGGTGATTGGAAGTCCGTTTTAAACTCTATAGAACTTAAGGATGTCGTGTGAAAAAAATATTGGCGTTGGCATTAACATTGTCGTTTGTTAGTGCTCCATTAAGCGCATTGACGTGGGAGGAGGCTGAATATCTCAATAAGCTAAAGCAACACTTAGCCGCCTCAATACCAATCGCTGAAAGAGCTTCGGCTGCCGCATCATCAGGTAGAGTTCATTTTAAATACGGGCAACTAAAAGCTGATTTAGAAGAGATGCAAAGACTAATTAACAATCACCTGAATTCACCACAACTTCCAAGAAGTTTAACGGACCTAACACTTTCATATAGCAGTGTTAGTCGACAGGAAGAATAATTATGGCATGTCATGAGCGAGGTATTGATTACCAACATTGCATGGAAGTCGTGTTTAACACTGGCGGAATAGCAGACATATTTGACTATTACACACTATTTCAATATTCAGGGCTTGCAATCTTATTACTTTTCGGAGCTTGGGTGCTCGGAAATGTCTATGACGCGTTTAGTGCTAGAAATTTATCATTTGCGTATGCAGCTAAGGCGGTGGCCAGGATACTGGTACTAGTGTCCTTTGGCATGTATCTGATGACTGGTGGATAACAATACTAAGCGAATTGAATAAATAACATGAAACCTAACAAATTAATTAACTAGGAAATAACAATGAAGAAGATGATCAATAAACTAAGCGCGAAAATGTTGACTGTGTGTATTACATCCTCATTAGCAACTCAAAGTGTGTGGGCTGCGGGTATCCCCCCTGTGACAGCCCCAACTGGTGGTAACGGTGGTGGCCTCATAAAAACCTTCCAGAATTACATGGGAGATGGGATTTTGCTAATTGGTTTAATGTTGAGTTCGTGGGCTTTGATTCGCGTCGTATCCAATGGGATAACAACGTATGGTGAAATTAGTGATGGTAAGGCTACATACAAGGATCTTGGGACTACCGCGGTCGTAGGTGTGGTACTTGCCTCTGCAACATTCTGGATGGTTACACAAGCAACTGAAATATTTTAACGATTAACAGTTAGCGATTGTTTTAGTGCGTTTTTAACTGAAATCGGATCACGTTAAATAGGATTCAACATGGCAAAACATCACTCCATCCCAACAACGCTGGAACGAATAAGTTATGAACCAGCACTTTGGAAAGGGCTCACAGGAAATGAAATCTTCATAATTGGAGCTGTGAATATCATTCTATTTAGCGTGATAGGTGCGGTAAGTGGTTCATTTTTCGGTATAGGCATTTTAGGCTTTGCTGCAGGCGCACTTTTTGGAATCTTTATGTTGGGTGTTATCGGCGGTAAAATTTCAATGATGAAAGAGTCAAAACCAGCTGAGCTGTTTTGGGTGGATTTCGAACTGAAACTGTTAAAGAAATTTAGTTTTAAAAGTGATTTATTTTACAAACGACAAGTTTGGTCGTTGGAGAGGAACCGTAAATGATGGGTAGCAGATCAATGAATGAACTTTCAGCAAAAGATAAACATTTGCGCGATTCAAAGATAGTGATGTTTATTATGCTTTTGGTTATTTTAGCTCTCATCGCTGCACTGGCAAGTGCTCCATCTCGACTGCGTGTTTATGTTCCGCCTGTGCTAACTCGCGGAAGTGAGATGTACGCCGGTGAAGTACCTAAACCTACTATTTATTCTTTAGCCTATATGATATTTCAAACTCTTAATACATGGGATAAAGATGGTGCTATTGATGGCAAGGAAAATCTAGAGTCCTTTCGTTGTTACATAACAGAAGATTTTCGAGGTAAATTGGAAGATGCTCACGAGCAAAGATTGCAGAGAGGCGAAGCATCAGGCCGTGTTCGATATGTTAGTGAAGCTCATGATACCGGATATGATGAAAAGATGGTAATCCCTAAATCAGCGGGTAAATGGCATGTGCAATTAGATCTTAAATTAAATGAATTCATTAATTCAACTTTAGTCAAACAGGCAACTGTGCGTTATCCACTTGTGCTAGTTGCCGATGACTCAACCCCAAGTTGTAACCAATGGGGTATTAAAATCGCAGGGTTTTACACTACACCTCACCGCATAATCATTAATTAATAGGGTCTATCATGCTGCGTTTTCTTACTTTTATTTTAATTCTATTTGTTACATCGGCTAGTGCTACCGAGGTGATAACGTGGAAGAAAGAGCCGATTAGAATCACCTTGACTAAAGGTAAAGAACGGTTACTTAAGTTTCCGGACCACGTCTTTTACCAAAAACCATTAGCAGTATCGGATAAGGTTGATATCAGTTCTGCGCAAGGGACAGTCTATATTACAGCGAAAGAAGAGTTTGATACGACACGATTCAGATTTCGACTTAATGATAGTCAAAAGATAATACTAGTGGATATTCAATCTGTTGACGCTAGTAATATCACGAACGAAAATGTGATAATTAAACTACCTCAAAAACAGAAGGTATCTTCAGAATATGTTCAGGAAAATGCAACGAGCAACACAACGTCAGGGCGTGTAACTCCAATTCAGTTAACTCGTTATGCAAGTCGTGCTCTGTATGGACCAGAAAGGTTAGCCCTATCTGACAGTCGTATAGCCACACTAGCTGCACCTGATATTGATTTGAGTAATCTATTTACAGGAACTAGTTTTAACACTTTCAAATTATCAACTATTGCTGTTTTTAAAACTGATGAATTTGTTCTTACAGCTATAAAAATTGTTAATAAGTCAATGTTAGAACAGCCCATTGAGTTTAAAGATATTAATGCTGACTTCAGCTATGCAACGCCGCAGCACCTATTTGTAAGGCAGAAAAATGCACCTGGCGACACGACAGTGTTGTACCTCGTCACAGATAAACCGTTAGCAAATGCGATTTATGTTTTTTAAGGAATAATTTATGAATTCAAATCCAATTGTTACTAAGTGGGTACCTGGAATCGTTATTTTAATTTTGATTCTTGTTGCTGTTAGAGTTTCTAAAGGTGGTGACACCAGTATTATAGATGCTGAATCAGGGACTGTAACGGAAACCGTGACCAATGTTAAACCAACTGCTGTTGATTTAACTGAAGAGGGCGATACAGGCTCTGATACATTAAAAACATTGGTTGCCTCAATGAAGGAAATGCAACAAAACATTCAAGAACAAAAAGATGATAAGGCAACTATCATCAATGAAAACAACATTCTACGTAACCAGTTACAGCAAGAGCAGGTTGAAAGAGATGGTATGAATACTAGGATTACCGATTTAATTGGTAAGGTATCTAACTTCTCAGAAAACTTAGAATCTATAAAGGCAAGCGGGAATGGTGAAGGTCTTGATCAAGGGGTAGTGCTTGAAGACGAATATCCGGTTGATAGTCGCTACCCAGCTAACATTACTGCTAGTACGTCAAACACAAGACCAAGACTAAAACCACCTTCGTTTAGTCAACCAGAAAGCACGGCAACACTGGATAACTACTCAAGAAAAGTTATCAGTGGCCTTGATTCATCCGGAATTACTGATGGTTATTCTGAATGGGTAATGCCAATAGATGCGGTTAAAACCACTGATGAAGACGGTAAGTCGACAATTACAATGCCTGAATTTGGAGAGCAAGATGAAATAGTGTCATCTCAAACGTTAACAGCGCAGGAAAAACTCGAAGATTTATTCAGTGCTTACGCCACCATTCCAAGAAATGCAACGCTTTTAGATTCAGTAACACTAACCGCTATGATTGGTCGCATACCATTAGAAGGTAAAGTTGTAGATCCATATAAGTTCAAAGTACTTTTAAGCCGAGAAAACTTGGCCAGTAATGGTATTTTTATTGAAGGTATTGAAGGCGCGGTGGTTAGTGGCACTGCTCGAGGTGATTATACTCTTAAGTGTGTATCAGGTGAAATAAATTCCTTTCTCTTTACTTTTACTGACGGCACGATTTTAAGTTACCCAGAAGGTAATGAGCCAAGTGCCAAATCATTAGGGTACATTAGTGATAATAAGGGGATCCCGTGTGTATCGGGCAAGCTGATCTCTAATGCAGCGTCTTATTTGACTCAGTCAGTTGGCTTAGATGTCTTAAAGGCGGGGGGGGAAGCATATGCTGCAGCACAAACTGCAGTAACAACAAATGGTGGAGATACTACAACCTCTGTACCTGGGAGCATTGGAGAGTATGCAGCTGGTAAAGCACTAAGCAATGGTACCAACACAGTGACAAGCTATCTAGAAACCCGTCAGCAAAGTGCATACGATGCAGTATTTGTACCACCGAATAAGCTTGTTGTTTTACATATGGAAGAACAAATTGACATTAATTACATTAAAAATGGCAGAAGGACTAATCACTATGAAAACCAGTTTTCTAAAAACGATAATTATTACGGCTTGGATTAGTCTTTTAATCGGGTGCTCTTCAAGTAAAGAATCTGTTATACCACCTGTTGATACGACTATTAAAGAAGTATATGAATCACATGCTAACGCGTCAGGGCAGCAATCAATGCGGTTAGCTGTTCAACGCCCGCTATTGAGCAAGGAACTTAACATGGATGCGTATACCTTGCATAATACGCCGAAACCGGATTATAAATTGTTACCAAATCCAACATTGTACATGTTTGTCTCATCAAAATTATCAAGAGACCGCTCACCTATACCTGCATTTATCACGGAATTTAAAATGTACGAACGAGATGAATATGCGCTTCCTCATGAAGTGTCAATAAACTGGGAGCAAAAATAGATGCTTGATACTAC
This genomic window contains:
- a CDS encoding RAQPRD family integrative conjugative element protein, producing the protein MKKILALALTLSFVSAPLSALTWEEAEYLNKLKQHLAASIPIAERASAAASSGRVHFKYGQLKADLEEMQRLINNHLNSPQLPRSLTDLTLSYSSVSRQEE
- a CDS encoding TIGR03745 family integrating conjugative element membrane protein; translated protein: MKKMINKLSAKMLTVCITSSLATQSVWAAGIPPVTAPTGGNGGGLIKTFQNYMGDGILLIGLMLSSWALIRVVSNGITTYGEISDGKATYKDLGTTAVVGVVLASATFWMVTQATEIF
- a CDS encoding DUF3487 family protein, whose translation is MAKHHSIPTTLERISYEPALWKGLTGNEIFIIGAVNIILFSVIGAVSGSFFGIGILGFAAGALFGIFMLGVIGGKISMMKESKPAELFWVDFELKLLKKFSFKSDLFYKRQVWSLERNRK
- a CDS encoding PFL_4703 family integrating conjugative element protein; the protein is MMGSRSMNELSAKDKHLRDSKIVMFIMLLVILALIAALASAPSRLRVYVPPVLTRGSEMYAGEVPKPTIYSLAYMIFQTLNTWDKDGAIDGKENLESFRCYITEDFRGKLEDAHEQRLQRGEASGRVRYVSEAHDTGYDEKMVIPKSAGKWHVQLDLKLNEFINSTLVKQATVRYPLVLVADDSTPSCNQWGIKIAGFYTTPHRIIIN
- a CDS encoding TIGR03749 family integrating conjugative element protein, with protein sequence MLRFLTFILILFVTSASATEVITWKKEPIRITLTKGKERLLKFPDHVFYQKPLAVSDKVDISSAQGTVYITAKEEFDTTRFRFRLNDSQKIILVDIQSVDASNITNENVIIKLPQKQKVSSEYVQENATSNTTSGRVTPIQLTRYASRALYGPERLALSDSRIATLAAPDIDLSNLFTGTSFNTFKLSTIAVFKTDEFVLTAIKIVNKSMLEQPIEFKDINADFSYATPQHLFVRQKNAPGDTTVLYLVTDKPLANAIYVF
- a CDS encoding TIGR03752 family integrating conjugative element protein, whose translation is MNSNPIVTKWVPGIVILILILVAVRVSKGGDTSIIDAESGTVTETVTNVKPTAVDLTEEGDTGSDTLKTLVASMKEMQQNIQEQKDDKATIINENNILRNQLQQEQVERDGMNTRITDLIGKVSNFSENLESIKASGNGEGLDQGVVLEDEYPVDSRYPANITASTSNTRPRLKPPSFSQPESTATLDNYSRKVISGLDSSGITDGYSEWVMPIDAVKTTDEDGKSTITMPEFGEQDEIVSSQTLTAQEKLEDLFSAYATIPRNATLLDSVTLTAMIGRIPLEGKVVDPYKFKVLLSRENLASNGIFIEGIEGAVVSGTARGDYTLKCVSGEINSFLFTFTDGTILSYPEGNEPSAKSLGYISDNKGIPCVSGKLISNAASYLTQSVGLDVLKAGGEAYAAAQTAVTTNGGDTTTSVPGSIGEYAAGKALSNGTNTVTSYLETRQQSAYDAVFVPPNKLVVLHMEEQIDINYIKNGRRTNHYENQFSKNDNYYGLD